From the genome of Caulobacter sp. FWC2:
GCCGCAAGGCCTAGTAGGCCCGCTAGAGGTCCAGAGCGATGTCTCGTGGAGCGCGCCAAGCCGAGATCAGGAAAAAGACGACCGCCAGGGCATTGAGCGACATGCCCGTGAGGATTGCCCAGCGCAAGGAGTTGGGACCGCCGTAGAAGTCGCTGAGCATCCCCACCAGAAAGGGCCCGAGGCCGGCGCCGACGAGGGAGGCGATCATCTGCAGCCCTCCCACGACCTGGCCGCGCATGCGTGGACGAAGCAAGGTGACGATGAAGGCGTTGGCTGGACCGTTATGCGCCAGCATGAGCCCGCACCACAGCAGCATGGCGCCGATCGCCACGGCAGGGTTGGGGCTTAGGGCGGCGAGTGATCCGGAAATGACCACGCCGGTCATCGTGCAGGCGCTGAGCAGCGGGAGCCGGCCCGGCCGGGACCCCGCCTTCGGCGCGGCGAAGTGGTCGCCGAAGATGCCCGCCGCGAGGGGGATGACCGTGCCGAACCCGGCGAAGGCCAGGGCGATCCACATCGCCGCGACCGGCAGATCGACATGGTGGACGCGGACCAGAAAGGACACCGACCAGAGGCCGAACGCCGAACTCATCGCACCACCCATGACGATGGACGTCATGGCGCAGAGAACTGACGGCCGACGCAGCACGAATAGCAGGGACTCGCGGGGCGTGGCCGGCGCCTCGTCTCCCGGCTGTGGCGAGGCCTCGACCTTAAGCGTCTCGGCCGCGCCGCGACGGGGCTCACGCACGCTCAGGAGCAGGATGAGGGCCACCAGGAAACCGGGTAGGGCGGCGACGAAAAACACCGTGCGCCAACCGAACGTCTTGGCCAGGAAGCCACCGGCAAGGAATATGATGCCGGTGCCGACGCCAGCGCTGAGATACCAGATGCCCAGCGCCGTGGAGCGGTTCTTGGGGCCGAAGAAGTCGGACACCATCGACATGGCCGTGGGTGAGCCTCCGGCTTCGGCGGCGCCGACGCCCATGCGCGCAAACACCAGGTGAGCGAAGTTGTTGGCCCCCCCGCCCAGCGCCGTCATGCCGCTCCAAATCGCCAGAATCGCGGCCAGCAGGTTGCGACGACTGACGCGGTCCACGAGATAGCCCATGGGCAGGGCTGCGACCGCGAAGGCGATGGCGTAGGCCAGGGTGCCCATCAGACCCACCTGGGAATCGGTGAGGTGAAACTCTGCGCGGATGGGCTCGGCCACCACCGAGATGACGTTGCGATCGATGTGATGGCACGCTTGGGCGGCGGTAAGCACCGCCAGCGCCCACCAGCGGTTGGTCATGCCCCGGCTCGCGGCGCTTCCGTCCGGGGTGGCCTCCAAGGTCACTAGCGTTCTCCACCGATCACAGATTGCACGTCATTGAACCGGCGTCGGGACGTAGAAATAGCGAATGAAAAGCCGGCCTTCTTCGAAGCGATAGGTCTCGATGCTGGGATTGACCACGCCGCTGGCGAGGCGAAGGTTGCGGTGGTGGCAAGCGCCTTCCGAACCGTTGACCAGCATCAGATCTACCTCGACACGGACCTTGCCGCCGAAGGTGTCCCACATGTGTTCGAAGGTCCGCCAACCATCGCCGACGGGCTGGCCGACATATTCGATCACCAGCTCCTTCGCGGCGAAGCGGCGGTAAAGAGCAGTCTGCTCCTCGCGCTTTCCAGCGTTCCACAGTTCGATCTGCTCATGGAGGAAGTGGCGGATCTCGTCTTCGGTGGGAACGGCCATGGGTGTGATCTCAGAGTTGCGATTGAATGTACTGGGCAAGGTCGTGGGTATGCGGCTGGTGGGCCAAGGACCCGCCATTGCAGCAGATGGTCTCGCCGTTGATGAAGCCGGCGTCCTCCGACGCCAGAAAGGCCACGACCGCCGCGACGTCCTCGGGTGTGCCCAAACGCGGCGTCAACACGTGATTGGAGATCATGCTGATCAGTTCGGGGACGCCCTGCTTAGACGCCTCGGTGAGGATCAGTCCGGGAGCGACGGCGTTGCATCGGATCCCCTGGCGACCGTACTGGGTAGCGACGTGGCGGGTCATGGCCACGGCCCCCGCCTTGGAGGCGCCATAGGCGATGCGGCTGAGATCGCCGGTGAGGCCAGACCCCGACGCGGTGTTGATGATCGCCCCGCCGCCATTTCTTAGCATGACCGGGATGACGTATTTGCACCCGGCCAGATAGCCGCGCAGATTTACCGCCATGACCCTGTCCCAGGTCTCGAAGGTAATGTCGGCGGCGGTGGTGTCCTCGCGTTGAATCTGCGGCGTGGTGATGGCGGCGTTGTTGAGAAGGATATCGACACGACCGTGCCGCCGCACCGTTTCGGCCACCATGGCCTCGATCGTTTCGACCTTTTCGGCGTCATAGAAAAGCGCGCTGGCGTCCCCGCCGATCTTGGCGGCGGCCGCCTCGGCCCTGGCAAGATCAATGTCGGCCAAAACCACCACGGCGCCTTCGTCGGCAAGCCGGCGCCCGGTGGCGACGCCGATACCACCAGCGCCTCCGGTCACGATGGCGATCTTGCGCTCGAGCCGTCTCATGGCGCGCTATTCCGGTCCGTAGAAATTGTTGAGAAACTCACTCTGCCAAACCACTCGCTCGCGGCGCAGGCGGCGAGAGAGAAGAGGGTTGTCGTCATCGTCCAAGGCGTTCAGCACCACGGTGGGGCCATCGCCCAGAGCGCCTAACCCCACCCGAGCAACTTCCGCAGGCGGGGTCAGCGGCACGGCGTCGTGGGCCAAGCCATTCTTGGCGAAGACGGTGCGCAGTTTGGGCGTGTCCGTGGCGCCGATCAGGAGGTTGAGCACGTCTACGCCCTTGGGCTTGAGCTCGCGCCACAGGCTTTCGCCGAGGTTCAGGGCATAGCCCTTGGTGGCGGTGTAGAGCGCCAAACGGCCGATCCCCTGAAGGGCGGCTTCCGAGCCGACCAGAACAATGCCACCTCGGCCGCGGTCGACAAAGTAGCTCGCGAAGCGGTGACAAGCCTCGGTCAGAAGGTCGATGTTGCGCTGAAGCAGCACGCGCCACTGCTCATAGCTGCTGTCCAAAAAGCGCCCGCCGACACTATCGCCGCCCGCATTGAAGACCACGAGACCCAAATCCTTGCCGGCGGCCGCCGCCTGAAGCGACGCCGCTGCCCCCGGTAGCGATAGGTCGATGGACTGGATGGCGACTTCGACGCCGTAAGTGTCTTGTATCGTCGCGGCCAACTCCTCGAGCTTGTCCACGCGGCGAGCGACGAGGATGACGTTGGCGCCCCTGGACGCAGCCTGTAGCGCGAACGCGGCGCCGGTGCCTTCCGAGGCGCCGGAAACCAGCACCCACGGTCCGTAGCGTTCAAGGAATTTCGCGTCGCGTTCGGAGGGGCTCACCGGCTGTCCTTCAAGTACGGGCGGCGCGGAAGATCGGCGGTCGGCGAAGCCGCAGCCTCGCACTGTCCTCCCCCTCGCCGGCTTCGGTCGGCTCTTGTTTCGGTCTTTGGCGTAAGGGGATCGCCTTGAACCGGCAACGATCGCGGTTTGACTGGCAGTCAAGCGGGCCTCGCCCGGCTCCTGGCGGGGGACGCCCAATCGGACGCGGCCATGCGCTTTACTGGCGAGCGGGCGGGCATGGCCTGACGGTCGGATATATCGCCGACCGCACCCCAGCCGGCGTGGACGAGACCTGGGCTAAGCTCCGCCTTACAGCAGAGCACGCAGACCCGAGGCGATCTCGCGGGCGCCTTCTCCCAGCTTGACCTGACGGCGCGGGGCCTTGCCACGTGTCAGCCCCTCGATCGTGCCGTAATCCTCCATGGCGCTGAAGAAGCGCTCCACCATGGCGAGGCCCCCCTGGCCCCATTGATCGACATTGGCCAGCCAAGCCTGGGCGCCGTAGACCGGCCAGCGCCGCACTTGTTCAAACGCGGCGTCTTTTGCGAGCACGCCGCGAGCGCCCGTGGCCGTGAGTGCTTCACAATAGTGGGTCACCAGGTCGCGGTCCCATCGCCGCCGTTCCTCCACGGTCAAGGCGCCCAACATGAGATAGGTGACGTCGCGCCAGGGACGGCCCTTCCGAACAAGCTGCCAGTCGTGCCAGACCCGTTCGCCATCGGTCCGAAGGAAGCTGTTGCCTTGGTGGGCGTCACCATGAACCAGGCAGCGGGGCGTCGTCTGGGCCCTCTCGAAGGCCGCGAGTTCATCATAGGCGTGGCTGAACAGCTCGGGTGTCTCGTACAGCCAATGAGGCAAAACGGCCCTGTACTCGGGCTTTGGGAGGTTCAGCCCGATGTAGTTGTACATGCGCAGGAGTTGGTCGGTATCGACTGGAGTGTCCATGGAGGCATGCAGCCAGGCCTGCTCGTCCAGCTGGGGGCTGTCCCACAGGGCGCCGTGCAATATGGCAAGACTTTCCAAGGCCTTGGCGACCCCATCGACGCCTAGATGATGCGAACTGTGACCGAACTGCCCGGGGGACGCGCCCAGGTCTTCCATGATGACAAGGCCGCGCCCGCCACCGTCGCCATCCCAGTCGGCATAGTAGCTCCGTACGACGGGTGCGCTGAGCTGCTCGCGCATGAAATAGTAGAACCGGGCTTCCAGTTCGCAAATGTTCCCGCTCTCGAAACCCTCAGACCAGTTTGACTTAAGGCAGACCTGGCGAGGGACACCGGCCGCCCGCCCGACAGCGTTCAGCTGCAGCTCCAAGCGCAGCTTGGTGGTGTGGCCGTTCCTGACCTCGACGATTTTGGCGGCCTCGACCACGAGACCGGGATAACGGTGCGACATCAGGCCGGTGAGCCAGGGCGCCGTCACTTCTTCCAGGTGGCGCGGCAAGCGCCCCTCGCGGGCGGGGTAGGGACGATCGCTGCTGGAAGGTGCGGCCATGAGTCTTCCTGTTCTGTGTCTGGCGCGCCGGGTGGGGCGTCGTTTGTTTTCCAGATGAGGCCCGACGTCACTTCCGCGCAGCCGAGCCCAGGTTGACTCGCGGTCAAGCCGAGCCGCCGCAGGTGGCGTTGTCGGTGATCGGGCGACATGGAACCTTCCGATCATTCACCAGCGCTTCACGAGCGCTCAAGCGACGGCGCCTCCGCCCTGGCTGGCGCGCCCTGCGGTCGCTGGCGGGGTCGGCAACCACCCCGAACGATAGGAGGACGACATGGGCGCGAAACAGGAAGCCGTGGTGCGGGAGATGCTGGGCGCATGGGGTGAAGGGGCCTACGAGCCGGATGTTGACCGGATCGTCGCCTGCTTTGCTCCCGAAGCGGTGTGGACCCTCTACATGCCCGACGGTCCCTCCATCCGCGGGCGGGAGGCCATTCGCCAAGAGATCGAGCGGCAATTGCAGTACGTCGGAGGCTTCATGTGCAAGATCCTCCATATCGCGTCGAGCGAGGACACCGTCATCGCCGAACGCGAGGACTCCTTCATCCGCAACGGCAAGCCTCTGACGCAATACATCGCTGGAGTGTTTGAGGTGGATGAGGACAATCTGATCACCGCCTACCGCGACTATTTCGACCTGAAGGATTTCGTCGAGCATACGGGCGCCAATATCGACGCCGTATCAGGCCTAGAAGGTGCGGCGGAGAGCTATCGCCCGGTTCCCGAGGCGAGCGAGGGCGGCGCGATCACAGCGTCCCTGCAGTCTCCCGCCACGTCCGAACAGCGGTTCGTGCAGGATTTCTGTGATGCGTGGGGCGATGGTTCGGACGCCAGCAGGCCTGACGTCGAACGCATCGTAGCGATGATGGCGCCCGACGCGGAGTGGCGTCTTTGGATGCCCGGTGGTCCGGTGGTCCGGGGGCGCGAAGCCCTCCGCGCGGAAATCCTGCGCCAGATGCGATACGCCTCGAACAACAAGTGTAACACGCTGCGGGCGGTCTCGACCCCCAGGGTCGTGCTGCAGGAACGCTCCGACTGGGCGGTGATGCGCGGCGGCGCCTGTCCCCATCAGATGGTCGCCGTCTACGAGCTGAATGAAGACGGCCGCATCAGCCGATGGCGCGAGTACATCAACATGGCCGATCTCGACCGCAAACGGGGTGTGGCCGCTGTGGACGCTCACCTGGCCTAGCCTGCGCCAAGCTTAGGATCCGTTCAGGGAGGCCGCGCTCATGTCTCGGATCGCATCCGACTTGGTCGCGCAACGGCTATCGATCGGTGCTTTCGACGGAACTGGCTGCCAAGCCGGACAATCGTTCAGCAGCGGCGATAGCCGCACGGGCGTCGCGGTCAAATACGGCCTGGGCGAGCGCGATATACGCGGTTTTCCACTCCTCGCGATTGGAGTCGTATCGGCTCAGCACGCCGGGCTCCGAGAGCGAGATGTAGCGGAATACGCGCAAGAACAGCGCCAAGGGAGCGTTTCCGGCCAAGGTCGCCATCTGATCGGTGAGCCGTTCGGCCACAACGATGAAGGCGTCGCGGCCGAGAGATTCCTCAGAACCGCGCCACTCTTCCAGCATCTCCCCCAGGCGGGCCCGTTCCGCATCATTGTCGGAGAGAGCCGCGCGCTTCAGTACTTCGGCGTTGATGGCCTGAGCGGCGCTATAGACCTCCTCGATCGGAGTGTTCTGTAGGTTGAGGAACAGGGCGGCCGAGCGCGCCACTGTTTCGGCGCTGGGGCGACGGCCGAAGAAGCCGCCGCCGACGCCCCGACGAATGACCAGCAGTTCCTCATGTTCGAGCAGTCGCGCGGCCTGTCGCAGCGTTGGCGCGCTGACGCCGATGCGGGCGATCAATTCGGTTTCCGAGCCGATAAAAGCGCCGGCCGGAAGCCGCAAGATAATGTCGCGCAGTACGGGGAGGGCCCGTAGCACCGCTGAGCGGCCAATGTCAGCCATAAGTCCTCATCGCCCTTGCAAACCTCGCATAACCGAGAAGTCGGCGCCAGACGAGGGTTGAATTGACTAATTGGTATATAGGATTAGACATTGGGAAAGCGCCACCGGCAGCAGTGGCCGCCGAGCGAATCGAAAGGCTCGGATTTTTTAAGGGGGAAATCCATGGATCCGCACCGGCGACAGCTGCTGCAAACCAGCCTCTCCGCGCCGGTTCTCGGGCTCGCAGGACAGGCGCTGGCCGAGGCGGCGGAGCCCCGCTCCCGCAACAAGGCTCTGGTGAAGGCTTACATCGAAGCCACCGATCGCGGTGATATAGCGGCCGTCGAAGCCCTGGTGTCTCCAGAAGTCAAATGGTGGATCGTTTCGCGTGGCGACTTCGACCGAGCGACGATCATGGCCATCAATCGTCGCCGTTTCGACCAGGCAATCAGCCGCAAGTCTTCGATCCTTGGCATGGCGGCGCAGGATGACCGGGTCGCGGTCGAGTATGAGACCGCGACCGTGGAAAACGGCGAGCCCATCTTCATCGTCTATCACCACCTGTTCCAGGTGCGGGACAACCATATCGTCTCGGTGCGCGAGTGGACCGATCCGCGCGCGCGGCCCCGCGTTTCAAGGTCTCCCAGGCGGTTCCTCCCGGCCTTGATCCCTGGCCCGCGGCCCGTCCCGACGATATCGATGAGGCCAAGACCCGCGCCGTGGCCGAGGCTTTTCTCGCCCCAGGTCCGACCAACCTGGCGCGGGAGCTCACCGCACCCGGCTTCCGTTGGTGGGTGAACGGCCGCGGCTATGACGACATGTTCGATTTCTTCGCCAAGCTGATGCCGAAAATGGCCGCCATGGGCCCGCCGGTCTCCCCGGTGCGTTACAGCAAGGTGATTTCAGGCATGACGGTTGAAGGCGACAGGGCGTCGGTCCTGATCAACACCGACGTCATCTACCCCACCTACGACTACATCAATCGCTTTCACTGCGTGGCGATCGTGCGCGGCGGCAAGATCATCGAGATGCACGAGCACACTGATCGTAACGCCTCGATAAAGGCTGGCTTTCCGGAGATCTGACCGTGATCAACCCGCGGCGCGAAGGCGCTCGCGGGGGGCATCGGCCTCGACCGGCGCTTTCCCAAGATAAGTGGCCAGCTGTCTGGCGCCCTCGGCCGAGACAAGCGGCAGGAAGGCGCGTTCAACCAGCTTCATCACGTCCACCGCCTTTTCGTCGCCGTAGAGCAAGCCATAGACCACCGGCTCGTAGGCGGTCACCGCCATGACGGTGTAGACGATCAGATGCGGCTCGAGGGGGCGAATGACCCCGCTCTCGACGCAATGAACGACCTCGGCCTGTAGGAGCCGGGCGACCTCGCCGCACTGTTGGTGCGCCAACATGTCGATCAGGGGCGATGCCAGATCGATCTGGGAACTGATCGCTCTGACCGCGCCGCGCCGGACCGGATTGGCCAAGGCTCGGATGCGGGCTTCGGCGAAGCTCAGCAGAATATGGAGTGACGGCCGCTGCTCAGGGGAGGGGCGAGGGGCGGTGGTCTTCAGCAGATGAGACATCGCGTTCAGAAACAAGGCCTCCTTGTTTCCGAAGACCGCGTAAATGGTGGAGGTCGAACACCGCGCGACCTCTGAGATCTCGCTGATCGAGACATCGTTGAACTTGCGACAGGCGAAGGCCTCGCCAGCCACCTCGATGACGCGTTGCAGCGACCGAACTTTTTTGTCCGACATTGGCGACCACGCTGTTTCCTCGCCTCGCGGCTCTTGTGGCCGCTTCAGCTATTACCCCACGATAGACCTTGGACGCGAACGCACAAGACCTGACGGACGGCGCGAGAATATCTGACGAGTTGATCGCGTTGGGCTGGCGCTATCGTATTTCGCGATACTTCGATGTCGTTCTATCTTTACGGTGCGCTTGCCGTTATCTGCGCTTCGATATCCGCCAGATCCCAGTATTCGCGCCAATAGTGGATCTTCCCGTTGTCGTCGATATCGAAGACAGCGCAGACCAGCACGGTCACGTTACGGTCGTCCTTGCGCATGGTCACGGTGTCGGCCCGTTCGGTGAAGACTTGCGCGCCGTTGGACGCCACGGACAGGATTTGGCAGCGACAATCGCGATAGCGTGAAAATTGACTGCGCAGTTCCTCTTCGATCGCCGCCCGCCCCCGCAGGGGCTCGGCGTGCCTTACGCGGCTAAAATAACGCGCGTCGGCGCTGAAGTAGGCCATCAGCCGCGCCAAGTCCGGCTGCTCCATATCTAATTGGGACAGAAACTCGGCGACGGTGTCTTCGGCTCGTGCGGGCATGGGCAATCCCTGATGATGTCGGCGGCAATGGGTCCGCTAGGGCGCGCTCAGGCAATAGATAAAAAGAAATATGGGTTTTACGATTTTGCCCCCGCGGACCCCGGCGCAGGGCTATCAAGGACAGACGCCTAAGGCGATCGACTTACGAAGCATAAGACGGGCCGTCCAAGGTGCGTCAGGGGGAAACGATGACGAAGCAATGGTTGCAGGCGGCCAGCCTATTGGCGCTCGCGATGGGGACCTCGGCTTTCGCCGGGGCTGCATTTGCCCAGGCCAAGCCCCAGAACAACGAGTTGGAGGAGGTGGTCGTCACCGCCCGCCGGGCTGAGGAGCAGGCCCAGTCCGTACCGGTCACTGTGACCGCCATCTCCGCTGAGAGCCTGCAGAAGAATGTTATCCAGTCCGGCCTGGATCTGCAAAAGATGGTGCCGACGCTCAGCGTCGTGATGGGCACCCAGGCCAATGGCGCATCCTACTCCTTGCGGGGGATCCGCACCGGGGTCGTCACCTATCTCAACGAGGTGCCCACACCCAGCGGCCAGGCAGGCGCCTCGGCGGTGAACCTGCAGCTCTACGACCTATCCTCCGTCCAGGCCGTCTCAGGTCCGCAAGGGACGCTGTTCGGCCGCAACTCGACGGGCGGCGCCATTCTCTTCACGCCCAAAAAGCCGACCGACGTCTTCGAAGGCTCGGTCGCTGGCGAACTGGGCAACTATGATCGGCGCCAGTTCACCGGCGTGCTGAACATCCCGGTCAGCGACATGCTGAAGGTACGCCTGGGGGCCCAGATCACCGATCGCGGCGGCGTGGTGGAAAACACGCTCGGCGATGACGCCCAAGACATTGTTCGCCAAGCCTATCGGGTTGGCGTGCTGTTCACGCCTACCGACAAGATCAACAACTACACGTTGGCGGACTACGGCAAGACCGGCGGCCATCTCTTCGCGGCCATCACCTACCACTATCCCGGCGGCGCTTGTCCTGCGACCTACGCGGCGTGCGTCTACGGCCCCACCCTGCTGGTTGGCCTCCAGCAGCAACAGGAAGCATTCGGCATACGTAAGATCGCCAGCGCGTTTCCGGCCTATTCGCACGGCGAAGAGGTCGGCTTCCAGAACGTCTTGACCTATGACCTGACCGACGACCTGAGCCTGAAGTACATCGCATCCTATCGGAAGAGCCAGAGCAAGAACCTCTCCAACAAGACTTCGTTCAACGTCCCGTTCGTCTATGGTCAGGACTACAATCGGACCCACGAGTGGATCCAGGAAGTCCAGGGGCGGGCCAAGCTGCTGGACGGTCGGCTCGACCTCGTCGGGGGCGTGTTCCTAAGACATGTGATTTCCAACAACGAAAACTCGCTGCAGATCCTGAACCCGGTCGGCGCTCCGTTCGGTCCGGCGACGGCGCAGACCTCGCCCTCGCACGCCGACAACCGCTCAACCGCCTTCTATGCCCAAGGCAACTTCAAGCTGACCGACCGGTTGTCCCTCACCGCCGGCCTGCGGCAAACCAACGATGATCAGAAGAACGTCGCATCCAGCATCTTGCCGGGCCTGAAATGCGGGCTGAATCCGGCCGTGCCGGGCGTCAATTTCGCAGCGTGCCAGCAGCGCCAAGCGGCGAAGTTCGATGCGCTGACCTATCTGGTCTCACTAGACTATCAAGTGACGCCGGACCTGCTGGTCTACGCCACGACGCGGACGGGCTACAACGCCGGGGGCTTCAACCAGGGGATCATCAACACCGACCTTGGCAGCTACGCCCCTGAGCACCTCACGGACTACGAGGTGGGTGTCAAGGCCGACTGGCATCTGGGTGACATGCCCGTGCGGACCAACCTCGCGGCCTTCCAAGGCAAGTACAAAGACATCCAGCGCAGCGTGGTGCGCTTCGTCAACAACGTGACCATCGCGGGCACGTTCAACGCCGCAGAAGCGACCATCAAAGGCGCCCAGCTCGAGATCCAGGCGCGGCCCAGTTCGATGTTCGACGTCAATGGCTCGTTGGGCCTGCTAGACACGGTGTACGATCGGTTCGACGCCACGGCGATCTCAGGCAGCGCCACCGGCAATCGCTTCGCCCAAGCGCCAAAGGTGACCTACAACCTCTCGGGCACCTTCCACCACGACCTGTCGTTCGGCGAGCTGTCGGCCAGCCTAAGCTACGCCTACGTCGGTGATGTGACCTTCACGGACAGCAATATCGGCCAACCCTACGCCTTTACCAACGGCTACGGTCTGCTCGATCTCAATATCGAGGTTCGCAACATCGGCGGCCGCCCGATCACCGCCGGGGTTTGGGCCAAGAACCTCGCCGACAAGGACTACATCGTGAACATCAGCGACCAGTCCAAGTCGCTCGGCTTCACCTCCAACATCTACGGCGACCCGCGCACCTTTGGCGTGTCCCTGCGCTACGCCTTCGGCTCTTGACCATGGAAGATTGGGGACACGTCATGAGTGACACCACCAAGCACCCGCAATTGGCCAAGGTCCGCCTCGCGGGCGGCGCGCCGCCCCTGCTGCCCGATCTGGCGGACGTGATGCCCGCCGATCCGGCCTTGGCCGACGCCCTGGCGACGGAGTTCGCATCGACGGCGACGACCCTGTCGACGCCCCAGGCCTATTGGGCGGGCTTGAACGGCTGGATGACCGACCGTCTTTCCGGTCCGGTCATGGAGGGGAAGGTCAGCCCCGAGCAGCTCGGCGCCCAGGCTTGGGCCATCTACGCGTCCAGCTATTGGGGCGGGCTGGAGTTGCGCGAACATTGGGGCATGCCCCCGGTGATCGCCAAGATGGGGATCAAGTTCTCGCCGCCGTTCGCCGACGTGCAAATGGGCATATTGGCCCAGATGCGTCAGCGCATGGCGGCGGTGAATGCCGGCGGCGAGGCGTGCCTTGCCCTACTGCCGTCCCTGATGCGTGAAGGCGGCACCTCCGGCACAGTCTATGGCATCGCCTACAATGCCGGCGTCCAAGTGGTGAAGACCGAGGATCCGCCGATCGGTCAACGACGACCGCACCGCCAGCCCAAGCCCGCGGCGTTACGCATCAACGGTCGTGACTTCATGCGGGTCGACTACGACCTGCCGACGCCGCACTACCTGAAGGTCTGGCGCTCGGCTTACGAGCGCGCGGTCACCGCCAATCCCGAGGCCTACGAGAGGGTCATCGTCGGCGAAGCCGGTCAGACTGACCTGCGCGACCTATGGCGCAAAGGCGTTGCGTTCGGGAACACCACCTGGGGCGGGGATTCTCAGGACAATTGGACCGACGCCTATTTCGACGAAACCATTCGCTGGAGCTCGATCCTGACCTTCGGCATGGAGGCCGTCGGCCTCGCCGCGATCGCGGCTGTGATCAATCAGGATCCCGAGGCGGCCAAGCTCGCCGTAATGGGCAACGCCCTCTACCTCGGCGCGACCCCGGGCTGGCTGCTCGGCCTTATCGACACGGGCGCGCACCTTCCCACCGTGACGGCTTAGCGATCGGCTTTGGCGGACACAGCGATCAAATTCATAAGGCGACAAACATGCAATACGACAGGCGCACCATTCTCGCCGGAGCAGGCTCCGCGGCGCTGGCGATGAGCCTCCCGGCAGCGGCGCAGGCAGTGACTAGCGCCGGGGCCGCCCGGTTCGCCGGCGCCGCGCCCCTCGGTCCTGAGCTCGCCAAGGTTATGCCGGAGTCTCCGGCGTTGATGGAGGCCCTTGCGGCCGAGTTCGCTCCGACTGCGGCCCGGTTGCAGAGCCAGGACATCTACTGGCTGGGATTCAACGGCTGGATGACGGACCGTTTGTCGGCCTCGATCATGGATGGGACCTTGGACGCCAAGGATATCGGACCCCAGGCCTGGGCGATCTATGCTTCCAGCGTCTGGGGTGGGGTTGAGCTGCGGCGTTTACGCGAAAAGTGGGACAGCGCGCCCGCCATGCCCGACGCTGTCGTTCAGCAGGCCGCGGCCCGCCTGGCCAGGAGCCAGCAAGACA
Proteins encoded in this window:
- a CDS encoding MFS transporter — its product is MTNRWWALAVLTAAQACHHIDRNVISVVAEPIRAEFHLTDSQVGLMGTLAYAIAFAVAALPMGYLVDRVSRRNLLAAILAIWSGMTALGGGANNFAHLVFARMGVGAAEAGGSPTAMSMVSDFFGPKNRSTALGIWYLSAGVGTGIIFLAGGFLAKTFGWRTVFFVAALPGFLVALILLLSVREPRRGAAETLKVEASPQPGDEAPATPRESLLFVLRRPSVLCAMTSIVMGGAMSSAFGLWSVSFLVRVHHVDLPVAAMWIALAFAGFGTVIPLAAGIFGDHFAAPKAGSRPGRLPLLSACTMTGVVISGSLAALSPNPAVAIGAMLLWCGLMLAHNGPANAFIVTLLRPRMRGQVVGGLQMIASLVGAGLGPFLVGMLSDFYGGPNSLRWAILTGMSLNALAVVFFLISAWRAPRDIALDL
- a CDS encoding SDR family NAD(P)-dependent oxidoreductase produces the protein MRRLERKIAIVTGGAGGIGVATGRRLADEGAVVVLADIDLARAEAAAAKIGGDASALFYDAEKVETIEAMVAETVRRHGRVDILLNNAAITTPQIQREDTTAADITFETWDRVMAVNLRGYLAGCKYVIPVMLRNGGGAIINTASGSGLTGDLSRIAYGASKAGAVAMTRHVATQYGRQGIRCNAVAPGLILTEASKQGVPELISMISNHVLTPRLGTPEDVAAVVAFLASEDAGFINGETICCNGGSLAHQPHTHDLAQYIQSQL
- a CDS encoding SDR family oxidoreductase, which gives rise to MSPSERDAKFLERYGPWVLVSGASEGTGAAFALQAASRGANVILVARRVDKLEELAATIQDTYGVEVAIQSIDLSLPGAAASLQAAAAGKDLGLVVFNAGGDSVGGRFLDSSYEQWRVLLQRNIDLLTEACHRFASYFVDRGRGGIVLVGSEAALQGIGRLALYTATKGYALNLGESLWRELKPKGVDVLNLLIGATDTPKLRTVFAKNGLAHDAVPLTPPAEVARVGLGALGDGPTVVLNALDDDDNPLLSRRLRRERVVWQSEFLNNFYGPE
- a CDS encoding phosphotransferase, giving the protein MAAPSSSDRPYPAREGRLPRHLEEVTAPWLTGLMSHRYPGLVVEAAKIVEVRNGHTTKLRLELQLNAVGRAAGVPRQVCLKSNWSEGFESGNICELEARFYYFMREQLSAPVVRSYYADWDGDGGGRGLVIMEDLGASPGQFGHSSHHLGVDGVAKALESLAILHGALWDSPQLDEQAWLHASMDTPVDTDQLLRMYNYIGLNLPKPEYRAVLPHWLYETPELFSHAYDELAAFERAQTTPRCLVHGDAHQGNSFLRTDGERVWHDWQLVRKGRPWRDVTYLMLGALTVEERRRWDRDLVTHYCEALTATGARGVLAKDAAFEQVRRWPVYGAQAWLANVDQWGQGGLAMVERFFSAMEDYGTIEGLTRGKAPRRQVKLGEGAREIASGLRALL
- a CDS encoding nuclear transport factor 2 family protein, which gives rise to MGAKQEAVVREMLGAWGEGAYEPDVDRIVACFAPEAVWTLYMPDGPSIRGREAIRQEIERQLQYVGGFMCKILHIASSEDTVIAEREDSFIRNGKPLTQYIAGVFEVDEDNLITAYRDYFDLKDFVEHTGANIDAVSGLEGAAESYRPVPEASEGGAITASLQSPATSEQRFVQDFCDAWGDGSDASRPDVERIVAMMAPDAEWRLWMPGGPVVRGREALRAEILRQMRYASNNKCNTLRAVSTPRVVLQERSDWAVMRGGACPHQMVAVYELNEDGRISRWREYINMADLDRKRGVAAVDAHLA
- a CDS encoding GntR family transcriptional regulator, translated to MADIGRSAVLRALPVLRDIILRLPAGAFIGSETELIARIGVSAPTLRQAARLLEHEELLVIRRGVGGGFFGRRPSAETVARSAALFLNLQNTPIEEVYSAAQAINAEVLKRAALSDNDAERARLGEMLEEWRGSEESLGRDAFIVVAERLTDQMATLAGNAPLALFLRVFRYISLSEPGVLSRYDSNREEWKTAYIALAQAVFDRDARAAIAAAERLSGLAASSVESTDR
- a CDS encoding TetR/AcrR family transcriptional regulator gives rise to the protein MSDKKVRSLQRVIEVAGEAFACRKFNDVSISEISEVARCSTSTIYAVFGNKEALFLNAMSHLLKTTAPRPSPEQRPSLHILLSFAEARIRALANPVRRGAVRAISSQIDLASPLIDMLAHQQCGEVARLLQAEVVHCVESGVIRPLEPHLIVYTVMAVTAYEPVVYGLLYGDEKAVDVMKLVERAFLPLVSAEGARQLATYLGKAPVEADAPRERLRAAG
- a CDS encoding limonene-1,2-epoxide hydrolase family protein, whose protein sequence is MPARAEDTVAEFLSQLDMEQPDLARLMAYFSADARYFSRVRHAEPLRGRAAIEEELRSQFSRYRDCRCQILSVASNGAQVFTERADTVTMRKDDRNVTVLVCAVFDIDDNGKIHYWREYWDLADIEAQITASAP